A genomic stretch from Candidatus Binatia bacterium includes:
- a CDS encoding UbiA family prenyltransferase, with protein CTLLAGTAALLTVMYSAPPFRLKAIPYLANAVIALPRGVLLKVAGWSCVRDFGRTEPWAIGLVFGLFLLGATTTKDFADIRGDRAAGFRTLPVILGPRRAAWLTAPFLVLPFLLIPYGLHRGILTGNPWVLDGLAALLVVWGSYVAWLMLRRPDDLARTENHPSWTHMYVMMFVAQIGFALAYVYR; from the coding sequence GTGCACGCTGCTCGCGGGAACCGCGGCGCTCCTTACGGTCATGTACTCGGCGCCGCCGTTTCGGCTGAAGGCGATCCCCTACCTCGCCAATGCCGTGATCGCGCTTCCCCGGGGCGTCCTGCTCAAGGTGGCGGGGTGGTCCTGCGTGCGGGACTTCGGCCGGACCGAGCCCTGGGCGATCGGGCTCGTCTTCGGGCTCTTCCTCCTCGGCGCGACCACGACCAAGGATTTCGCGGACATCCGGGGGGACCGGGCCGCGGGATTCCGCACGCTGCCCGTGATCCTGGGGCCCCGGCGCGCGGCGTGGCTCACGGCGCCTTTTCTGGTGCTCCCCTTCCTCTTGATCCCCTACGGGCTTCACCGGGGCATCCTGACGGGCAACCCGTGGGTCCTGGACGGCCTGGCCGCGCTCCTCGTGGTCTGGGGAAGCTACGTCGCGTGGCTCATGCTCCGCCGCCCCGACGATCTCGCGCGCACGGAAAACCACCCTTCGTGGACCCACATGTACGTGATGATGTTCGTCGCGCAGATCGGCTTCGCGCTGGCCTACGTCTACCGGTAG